A region from the Flexibacter flexilis DSM 6793 genome encodes:
- the fabD gene encoding ACP S-malonyltransferase has translation MKAYVFPGQGSQFSGMGKDLYESSAQAKDLFEQANEILGFRITDIMFTGTDEELKQTKVTQPAIFLHSVVKALTMPSFDGQMVAGHSLGEFSALVAAGALSFADGLRLVYQRAMAMQEACEAVPSTMAAVLGLADEKVEEVCAAITEEIVVPANYNCPGQLVISGSKVGIDLACVKMKEAGAKRALPLPVGGAFHSPLMEPARVKLAAAIEATNFSAPVCPIYQNVNAQPSTDVATIKANLVAQLTAPVRWTQSVQNMVADGATEFVECGPGKVLQGLVQKIAKEVQVASV, from the coding sequence ATGAAAGCATACGTTTTTCCTGGGCAAGGCTCGCAGTTTTCGGGAATGGGCAAAGACCTTTACGAAAGTTCGGCACAAGCCAAAGACCTTTTTGAACAAGCTAACGAAATTTTAGGTTTTCGTATCACTGATATTATGTTTACTGGTACGGACGAAGAACTCAAACAAACCAAAGTTACGCAGCCTGCTATTTTCTTACACTCTGTCGTAAAGGCACTTACCATGCCTTCTTTTGATGGGCAAATGGTGGCTGGCCACTCACTGGGCGAGTTTTCGGCGTTGGTGGCGGCTGGTGCGCTGTCGTTTGCAGATGGTTTGCGTTTGGTGTACCAACGCGCAATGGCCATGCAAGAGGCTTGCGAAGCTGTACCTTCTACGATGGCTGCCGTGTTGGGTTTGGCCGACGAGAAAGTGGAAGAAGTTTGTGCTGCGATTACGGAAGAAATCGTAGTGCCTGCCAACTACAACTGCCCAGGCCAATTGGTGATTTCGGGTAGCAAAGTAGGCATTGATTTGGCTTGCGTGAAAATGAAAGAAGCAGGTGCGAAACGTGCATTGCCGTTGCCTGTGGGCGGTGCGTTCCACTCGCCATTGATGGAGCCTGCTCGCGTGAAATTGGCGGCAGCTATCGAGGCAACCAACTTTAGTGCGCCAGTTTGCCCGATTTATCAAAACGTAAACGCGCAACCTTCTACGGACGTGGCCACTATCAAAGCTAATTTGGTAGCGCAACTTACTGCCCCAGTTCGCTGGACGCAATCAGTACAAAACATGGTAGCCGATGGCGCAACGGAATTTGTAGAATGCGGGCCGGGCAAAGTGTTGCAAGGCTTGGTACAAAAAATCGCGAAAGAAGTACAAGTAGCGAGCGTATAA
- a CDS encoding glycine--tRNA ligase has product MAQAETTATDNNQLKDIISHAKEYGFVFPSSEIYDGLAAVYDYGQYGVELKNNLKNLWWKSMTQLHGNIVGIDAAIFMHPLTWKASGHVDGFSDPMIDNKDSQKRYRADQLLEAKAEQYEAAGQPEKAQALLAEMGRLLGAEDLEAVKQLIISEGIVCQISGTANWTDVRQFNLMFSTQVGSVAEDANTIYLRPETAQGIFVNFLNVQKTGRMKIPFGIAQIGKAFRNEIVARQFIFRMREFEQMEMQFFVRPGTQMQWYEHWRETRRTWHEALGVPASKLKFHIHEKLAHYADAAVDIEFQFPFGFKEIEGIHSRTDFDLRNHQELSKKKMQYFDNDLDENGKPYGNYIPYVVETSVGADRLFLATLCNAYTNETTGEGAEQKTRTFLKFHPAIAPVKAAILPITKKDGLPEKALAIFDDLRLDFNIIYEEKDSIGKRYTRQDLIGTPFCVAIDYQTLEDDTVTIRYRDTTEQERLPISALREKLAYETSFKRVFEKL; this is encoded by the coding sequence ATGGCACAAGCAGAAACTACTGCCACCGATAACAATCAACTCAAAGATATTATCTCGCACGCCAAAGAATATGGCTTTGTGTTTCCTTCCAGTGAAATTTACGATGGCTTGGCCGCCGTGTACGACTACGGTCAGTATGGCGTAGAGCTTAAAAATAACCTCAAAAACTTGTGGTGGAAATCCATGACGCAGCTACACGGTAACATCGTGGGCATTGATGCGGCTATTTTCATGCACCCACTCACTTGGAAAGCCTCTGGCCACGTGGACGGTTTCAGCGACCCGATGATTGACAACAAAGACAGCCAAAAACGCTACCGCGCCGACCAACTCTTGGAAGCCAAAGCCGAACAATACGAAGCCGCAGGCCAACCCGAAAAAGCGCAAGCATTGTTGGCCGAAATGGGCAGACTCTTGGGCGCGGAAGATTTGGAAGCTGTAAAGCAACTCATTATCAGCGAAGGAATTGTTTGTCAGATTTCGGGTACAGCCAACTGGACAGACGTGCGTCAGTTCAATTTGATGTTCTCTACGCAAGTGGGTTCGGTGGCCGAAGATGCCAACACCATTTATTTGCGCCCCGAAACGGCTCAAGGTATTTTCGTAAACTTTTTGAACGTACAGAAAACAGGCCGCATGAAAATTCCGTTTGGTATTGCCCAAATCGGTAAGGCTTTCCGCAACGAAATCGTGGCGCGTCAGTTCATTTTCCGTATGCGTGAATTTGAACAAATGGAAATGCAATTTTTCGTTCGCCCTGGTACACAAATGCAATGGTACGAGCACTGGCGCGAAACGCGTCGCACTTGGCACGAGGCCTTGGGCGTTCCTGCGAGCAAACTAAAATTCCATATTCACGAAAAATTGGCACACTATGCCGACGCTGCCGTAGATATTGAGTTCCAATTTCCGTTTGGTTTTAAAGAAATAGAAGGCATTCACTCGCGCACGGATTTCGATTTGCGCAACCATCAGGAGCTTTCTAAAAAGAAAATGCAGTATTTCGACAACGACCTTGACGAAAACGGCAAACCTTACGGCAACTATATTCCGTATGTAGTAGAAACGTCGGTGGGTGCAGACCGTTTGTTCTTGGCTACGCTTTGCAACGCCTACACAAACGAGACGACAGGCGAAGGCGCAGAACAAAAAACACGTACTTTCTTGAAATTCCACCCAGCAATCGCGCCTGTAAAAGCAGCGATTTTGCCGATTACCAAAAAAGACGGTTTGCCAGAAAAAGCCTTAGCGATTTTTGATGATTTGCGTTTGGATTTCAATATCATTTACGAAGAAAAAGATTCGATTGGCAAACGCTATACACGCCAAGACCTTATCGGTACGCCGTTCTGTGTAGCCATTGACTATCAAACACTTGAAGACGATACCGTAACCATTCGTTACCGCGACACCACCGAGCAAGAGCGTTTGCCTATCTCGGCTTTGCGCGAAAAATTGGCTTACGAAACTTCATTCAAACGCGTGTTTGAGAAATTATAA
- a CDS encoding Mpo1 family 2-hydroxy fatty acid dioxygenase: MRSMQNWFDEYAESHQNIFNKIVHTICVPSIFFCVIGLFASIPVSLSSVFPEALAAYAHLGTVVVIAGLVFYLRVSPAMFVGMAAVSVASLWGVAYINTHFSTPLWQICLTVFVVAWIGQFIGHKVEGKKPSFFKDLQFLMIGPAWLLGFVYKKVGLKY; this comes from the coding sequence ATGAGAAGTATGCAAAATTGGTTCGACGAATACGCCGAGAGCCACCAAAACATTTTTAATAAAATCGTTCATACGATTTGTGTGCCTTCCATTTTTTTCTGTGTGATTGGCTTATTTGCCAGTATTCCTGTGAGCTTGTCGAGTGTTTTTCCTGAGGCTTTGGCCGCGTATGCGCATTTGGGTACAGTGGTCGTGATAGCGGGTTTAGTGTTTTACCTGCGCGTTTCTCCTGCGATGTTTGTGGGAATGGCTGCCGTGAGTGTGGCTTCGCTGTGGGGCGTGGCGTATATCAATACGCATTTTAGTACGCCACTTTGGCAAATTTGCCTCACCGTGTTTGTGGTGGCTTGGATTGGTCAGTTTATCGGCCACAAGGTCGAAGGCAAAAAGCCGTCATTCTTTAAGGATTTGCAATTTTTGATGATTGGCCCAGCGTGGTTGTTGGGTTTTGTGTACAAAAAAGTAGGCTTGAAATACTAA
- a CDS encoding NAD(P)-dependent oxidoreductase: MKKIAVIGATGFVGSKVVNELANRGYAVEAIARDTTKIVESDVVKAKKLDVYNVDELAEGLKGVDAVISTFNPGWTNPNIFEDFLKGAASIEKAVEKAGVKRYIIVGGAGSLYIAEGLQLIDTPQFPAEIKPGADAARKYLDILKKNEVLDWTFFSPAIEMHPGTSGVRKGTYRTALENPVFDENNRSVLSAEDVAVALVDELENNKFVKQRFTAAY; the protein is encoded by the coding sequence ATGAAAAAAATAGCAGTAATTGGTGCTACGGGCTTTGTAGGTTCAAAAGTAGTAAACGAACTAGCAAATAGAGGTTATGCAGTAGAAGCCATTGCAAGAGATACCACTAAAATTGTAGAATCGGATGTGGTAAAAGCCAAAAAATTAGATGTCTATAATGTAGATGAATTGGCTGAAGGTTTGAAGGGAGTAGATGCTGTAATTAGCACATTTAATCCTGGCTGGACGAATCCAAATATTTTTGAAGATTTCTTAAAAGGAGCTGCCAGCATAGAAAAAGCGGTAGAAAAAGCAGGCGTAAAAAGATATATCATCGTAGGCGGTGCAGGTAGTTTGTATATTGCAGAGGGGCTTCAACTAATTGATACGCCACAATTTCCTGCGGAGATAAAGCCAGGTGCAGATGCGGCCAGAAAATATTTAGATATTCTTAAGAAAAATGAAGTGTTAGACTGGACTTTCTTTTCGCCTGCCATAGAAATGCACCCAGGGACTTCTGGTGTTAGAAAAGGAACTTATAGAACTGCCTTAGAAAATCCTGTTTTTGATGAAAACAATAGAAGTGTACTTTCTGCGGAAGATGTGGCGGTAGCTTTAGTGGACGAATTAGAAAATAATAAATTTGTAAAGCAAAGATTTACAGCTGCTTATTAG
- a CDS encoding phosphotransferase yields the protein MKTFPVIASTLSEKYLGDFIIEKYNLNNNFKCKLFRTGVNHTYFISDSNTKYVVRVYCHNWRSKNEIKEELALLQLLKKNNLSISFPISDKEDALIQEINAPEGIRYIVLFSFASGEKKRFMTNENCFTVGSLMAKIHNITANKKIDRVNYDAEILLKKSYNHLNLFFKEDLSEMKLLKEIGEKISETFQESNLENNQKGVVHLDIWYDNFSVNAEDEITVFDFDNCGNGLLVLDIGYFCKQLFFIEQDKNQYELKVKNFLDGYRKFRELSETEINLIPEAGASVFIFYLGVQAQRFDWSNIFLTENYLKMFVGRIKDWIDYYNVSKK from the coding sequence ATGAAAACTTTCCCTGTAATTGCTTCTACATTATCAGAAAAATATTTAGGTGATTTTATAATAGAAAAATACAATCTAAATAATAATTTTAAATGTAAATTATTCAGAACTGGCGTAAATCACACGTATTTTATTTCAGATTCCAATACAAAATATGTCGTTAGGGTGTACTGCCATAACTGGAGAAGTAAAAATGAAATAAAAGAAGAATTAGCACTTCTGCAATTACTCAAAAAAAATAATCTTTCTATTTCTTTTCCAATTTCGGACAAAGAAGACGCTTTAATTCAGGAAATTAATGCTCCAGAAGGGATTCGTTATATTGTGCTTTTTTCCTTTGCAAGTGGCGAAAAAAAGCGATTTATGACAAATGAAAACTGCTTTACGGTGGGTTCTCTTATGGCTAAAATTCATAATATAACGGCAAACAAAAAAATAGATAGAGTGAATTATGACGCTGAAATACTTTTAAAAAAATCATACAATCACTTAAATCTATTTTTTAAAGAAGATTTGAGTGAAATGAAATTATTAAAAGAAATTGGCGAAAAAATATCAGAAACATTTCAGGAGAGTAATTTAGAAAATAATCAAAAAGGAGTTGTTCATCTTGATATTTGGTATGATAACTTTAGTGTAAATGCAGAAGACGAAATAACTGTATTCGATTTTGATAATTGCGGAAATGGATTACTTGTTTTAGATATTGGATATTTCTGCAAACAATTGTTTTTTATAGAACAAGATAAAAATCAATACGAATTAAAAGTTAAAAATTTTCTTGACGGTTACAGGAAATTCAGAGAATTGTCAGAGACCGAAATTAATTTAATTCCAGAAGCAGGAGCATCAGTTTTTATTTTTTATCTTGGAGTGCAAGCACAAAGATTTGATTGGTCTAATATATTTCTAACCGAAAACTATCTTAAAATGTTTGTTGGCAGAATAAAAGATTGGATTGATTATTATAACGTCTCAAAAAAATAA
- a CDS encoding esterase, whose amino-acid sequence MKILKTITAAFLLSFTVANAQESLDFSGKKELVSPEVNGSNVTFRLKAPDAKSVKLVANWLPQKGWEPGTVDLQKNENGVWEISQTNLPPDLYTYSFLVDGVKVDDPNNVYLVRDIANVMNLVYIDGAKSGNYKVQNVPHGTVAKRWYPSKGMKTDRRITVYTPAGYEKSKEKLPVLYLLHGVGGDEEAWMTLGRASQILDNLIAQGKAKPMIVVMTNGHMSNAAAPGESAKGFYKPVMMTPDVFNADMETYFKEIIDFTESNYRVRKEVNSRAIAGLSMGGFHSLYISANYPNTFGYVGLFSPAVMPPQNAQSDIYKNLDQKLKNQLNNHYKLYWIGIGKDDFLYKNVADFKQKLDGMNFKYQYVESAGGHTWSNWRVYLNDFLPLLFK is encoded by the coding sequence ATGAAAATATTAAAAACTATTACAGCGGCATTTCTCCTAAGTTTTACGGTTGCGAATGCACAAGAAAGTCTAGATTTTTCTGGCAAAAAAGAACTTGTTTCACCAGAAGTAAATGGCAGTAATGTTACTTTTCGGTTAAAAGCTCCAGACGCTAAATCTGTGAAATTAGTAGCTAATTGGTTGCCTCAAAAGGGCTGGGAACCAGGCACTGTCGATTTGCAGAAAAACGAAAACGGCGTTTGGGAAATTAGCCAAACGAATTTGCCGCCAGATTTATATACCTATTCATTTTTGGTAGATGGTGTAAAAGTGGACGACCCTAACAATGTTTACTTGGTGAGAGATATTGCCAATGTGATGAATTTGGTTTACATCGATGGCGCAAAATCTGGAAACTATAAAGTTCAAAATGTACCTCACGGGACGGTTGCCAAACGATGGTATCCTTCTAAAGGAATGAAAACAGATAGGAGAATTACGGTCTATACGCCAGCGGGTTATGAGAAATCGAAAGAAAAATTACCCGTTTTGTATCTTTTGCACGGTGTGGGCGGCGATGAAGAAGCTTGGATGACGCTTGGCAGAGCTTCCCAAATTTTGGATAATCTTATTGCGCAAGGGAAAGCCAAACCCATGATTGTGGTAATGACCAATGGACACATGAGCAATGCGGCGGCACCGGGGGAAAGCGCAAAAGGATTTTATAAACCTGTAATGATGACTCCCGATGTGTTTAATGCGGACATGGAGACGTACTTTAAAGAAATTATAGATTTCACCGAGAGCAATTACCGCGTTAGAAAAGAGGTAAATAGTAGAGCGATTGCAGGTTTGTCTATGGGTGGATTTCATTCGCTTTATATTTCAGCCAATTATCCCAATACATTTGGTTACGTAGGATTGTTTTCGCCTGCTGTGATGCCTCCTCAAAATGCACAATCAGATATATATAAAAATTTAGATCAAAAATTAAAAAACCAACTCAATAATCATTATAAACTTTATTGGATTGGGATTGGTAAAGATGATTTTTTGTATAAAAATGTAGCAGATTTTAAACAAAAATTAGACGGAATGAATTTTAAATACCAATATGTAGAATCAGCAGGAGGACATACTTGGAGCAATTGGAGAGTGTATCTCAATGACTTTTTGCCATTATTATTCAAATAA
- a CDS encoding ABC transporter ATP-binding protein, whose protein sequence is MKNLLVAEHIVKNYASHCALNDVSFTIPEGQICGLLGPNGAGKTSLIRIITQITAADSGQIWFDGQPLAPAHTTQIGYLPEERGLYKKMKVGEQLLYLAQIRGMSKAEAIDKLRDWLTRFEMKEWWNKNVEDLSKGMQQKVQFVATVLHQPKLLILDEPFTGFDPINANAVKDEILRLKAEGTTVIFSTHRMESVEELCDHIILINKSQKILDGATRQIRHEYKNNVFALELKAAQPPILDSAVQVISCEQPEADVWRMEVQLPPAMPANQLLFSILEKGEVLYFAEQIPTIGQIFVSKVKEAEKI, encoded by the coding sequence ATGAAAAATTTGTTGGTTGCCGAGCATATCGTAAAAAATTATGCGAGTCATTGCGCCCTCAACGACGTGAGTTTTACGATTCCCGAAGGGCAAATTTGCGGTTTGTTGGGGCCAAATGGCGCGGGCAAAACGTCTTTGATTCGAATTATTACGCAAATCACGGCAGCCGATAGCGGCCAAATTTGGTTTGATGGCCAACCGCTTGCGCCCGCACACACCACCCAAATCGGCTATTTGCCCGAAGAACGCGGCCTTTACAAAAAAATGAAAGTGGGCGAACAGCTTTTGTATTTGGCGCAAATCAGGGGCATGAGCAAAGCCGAAGCCATCGACAAACTGCGCGACTGGCTCACGCGCTTTGAGATGAAAGAATGGTGGAACAAAAACGTAGAGGATTTGTCGAAGGGAATGCAGCAAAAAGTACAATTTGTGGCGACGGTTTTGCACCAACCCAAATTGCTGATTCTGGACGAACCGTTCACGGGTTTTGACCCCATCAATGCCAACGCCGTAAAAGATGAAATTTTGCGCTTGAAAGCCGAAGGTACGACCGTGATTTTTTCGACGCACCGCATGGAGTCTGTCGAGGAGCTTTGCGACCACATTATTCTTATCAACAAATCCCAAAAAATATTGGACGGAGCTACGCGCCAAATCCGCCACGAATACAAAAATAATGTATTTGCGTTGGAACTAAAAGCAGCACAACCGCCCATTTTGGACAGTGCCGTACAAGTGATTTCGTGCGAGCAACCCGAAGCCGACGTTTGGCGCATGGAAGTACAATTGCCGCCAGCGATGCCCGCCAATCAACTGTTATTCAGTATTTTAGAAAAAGGCGAAGTGTTGTATTTTGCCGAACAAATCCCGACTATTGGCCAAATTTTCGTGAGTAAAGTGAAGGAAGCAGAAAAAATATAA
- a CDS encoding ATP-dependent nuclease: MWLKNINLRSIYSFDESGTPELSNFSRLNLFIGKNGSGKSNVMRAICNLDVILTYNEDVGMYSFYLDNSVNNWHIPHHRKLDPAILLQFDNEVIEFKNWIHIRGDFKGYSGSYISQEYSIHDFKEKLHRITENHNAHIPLLSFVLTYIYQIDFSFSGGEISEYFTIRDGNSKGTVGKRVFKYENWSSGFFSVSNLFLQLLYADKRIICIDEPEIHLEPRVLRRVFDIIIWLLMKERTPQDKELLEACELIENQWIEWFNNSTWQESVELKTHESLNFLSRRQLFISSHSSTLINEFIKYPELCKIYEFNRSLQDTSYVADFVKHSREVIQQSVISSIRQIGAYPHSILDNLGAQGSDILQANGIIWVEGPSDIIYIRKWLEMFATEKKLPKLKQGVNYEFQMYGGALLDSICLMNTGNSEESELKKLVSMFSFSRNAFVITDSDAVKKDNGVIFDQSKFKEAKDFILSEFQKLSNLNYSLGLWYKKNNVEIRTLEDYIDEHSIRQFKSQNKSGLTKKIYAQFVTNSWNETISLKNFKHSLIDEIEILYNTILKWNQ; this comes from the coding sequence ATGTGGCTTAAAAATATAAACCTAAGGAGTATTTATAGTTTTGATGAATCAGGAACTCCTGAATTATCAAACTTTAGTCGGTTAAATTTATTCATCGGAAAAAATGGAAGCGGCAAAAGTAATGTGATGAGGGCTATTTGTAATTTAGACGTAATTCTAACCTACAATGAGGATGTAGGAATGTATTCTTTCTATCTAGATAATAGTGTAAATAATTGGCACATTCCACACCATCGAAAGTTAGATCCAGCTATATTACTGCAATTTGATAATGAAGTTATTGAATTTAAAAACTGGATTCATATAAGAGGTGATTTTAAAGGGTACTCAGGTTCGTATATTTCACAAGAATATTCAATACACGATTTTAAAGAAAAACTACATAGAATAACAGAAAATCATAATGCCCACATTCCTCTTTTAAGTTTTGTATTAACTTATATATATCAAATAGATTTTTCTTTTAGCGGAGGGGAAATATCAGAATATTTTACAATAAGAGATGGCAACAGTAAAGGAACTGTTGGAAAACGTGTTTTTAAATATGAAAATTGGTCTTCTGGTTTTTTCTCTGTATCCAATCTATTTCTCCAGTTATTATATGCAGATAAAAGAATTATTTGTATAGATGAACCAGAGATACATCTTGAGCCTAGAGTTTTGCGTCGAGTTTTTGACATTATTATTTGGCTTTTAATGAAAGAACGCACACCCCAAGATAAAGAATTGCTTGAGGCTTGTGAATTGATAGAAAATCAATGGATTGAATGGTTTAATAATAGCACATGGCAAGAGTCCGTTGAGTTAAAAACACACGAGAGCTTGAATTTTTTAAGTAGAAGGCAGCTTTTTATAAGCTCACACTCATCTACTTTAATTAATGAATTTATAAAATATCCTGAATTATGTAAAATCTACGAGTTTAATCGCTCTCTTCAGGATACTAGTTATGTTGCTGATTTTGTAAAACATTCAAGAGAGGTAATACAACAATCGGTTATTAGTTCTATAAGGCAAATAGGAGCGTATCCACATTCTATTTTAGATAATTTAGGAGCACAAGGTTCTGATATACTTCAAGCTAATGGAATTATTTGGGTTGAAGGGCCAAGTGATATCATATATATTCGTAAGTGGTTAGAAATGTTTGCTACTGAAAAAAAACTTCCAAAATTAAAGCAAGGCGTTAACTACGAATTTCAAATGTATGGCGGTGCATTACTTGATAGCATTTGCCTAATGAATACGGGAAATTCAGAAGAAAGTGAATTAAAGAAATTAGTAAGTATGTTTAGTTTTAGTCGTAACGCATTTGTAATTACGGATAGCGATGCTGTTAAGAAAGATAATGGGGTTATTTTTGACCAATCAAAATTTAAAGAGGCAAAAGATTTTATTCTTAGTGAGTTTCAGAAACTTTCAAACTTAAATTACTCATTAGGTCTTTGGTATAAAAAAAACAATGTAGAGATTAGAACCCTTGAAGATTATATAGACGAGCATAGCATCAGACAATTTAAATCACAAAACAAAAGTGGTTTAACAAAAAAAATATATGCACAATTTGTAACTAATAGTTGGAACGAGACAATATCTCTTAAAAACTTCAAACATTCATTAATAGATGAAATAGAAATATTGTATAATACAATACTCAAGTGGAATCAATAA
- a CDS encoding phytoene desaturase family protein — translation MQQQPNDIDVLLVGSGLGSLTAACLLAAEGLKVKVLEQNYLVGGCTSSYWRKGFVFEAGATTVVGLDEAMPLRFLLQKTGISLPDLVPLDLPMLVHLPDGQLINKYQNLQHWITEAQRAFPETSPTAQAQFWEFCYKISEFVWQTSTAQRHFPPSSLRDLWPMLSNIRWEQLRYGAYSFRTTDWLLKRYGLDKSSRFVRYINEQLLITAQNHAAEVNVLFGATALCYTNYTNYYVRGGLINLVMPLVRYIEQRGGQVQVREKVLNIEKQNTGYQIFTNKNTYQARFVVSGIPANNIADIYPNNPRQNALRKALFPSEKLNSAFQMGIAFRRKHHFEAIHHQIHLPEQLPHLDSKSIFVSLSHPADLTRSDVPDVVIASVSTHIPNPAAQAAFDKTETENQILALLEKRGFLRREDVLYTHSSSAKSWEKWTVRAFGFVGGYPQLATVRPWQMLDARLDGHGAYLCGDTAYPGQGVPGVVLSGLIAYEKLKTDWLK, via the coding sequence ATGCAACAACAACCAAACGACATAGATGTATTGCTGGTGGGTAGCGGCTTGGGTTCGCTTACTGCCGCGTGTTTGCTGGCCGCCGAAGGGCTAAAAGTAAAGGTGCTGGAGCAAAATTATTTGGTAGGTGGCTGTACCAGTTCGTATTGGCGCAAAGGTTTTGTGTTTGAGGCTGGCGCAACGACGGTCGTGGGTTTGGATGAGGCCATGCCGCTACGTTTTTTGCTTCAAAAAACAGGAATTTCGTTGCCCGACCTTGTGCCGCTTGATTTGCCGATGCTAGTACATTTGCCTGACGGACAGCTTATTAACAAATACCAAAATCTTCAACATTGGATAACCGAAGCGCAACGTGCCTTTCCCGAAACTTCGCCCACAGCACAAGCGCAATTTTGGGAATTTTGCTATAAAATCAGTGAGTTTGTGTGGCAAACATCTACGGCACAACGGCATTTTCCGCCTTCAAGCCTGCGCGACCTTTGGCCGATGTTGTCCAATATTCGTTGGGAACAACTGCGTTATGGGGCGTATTCGTTTCGTACAACAGACTGGCTTTTAAAGCGTTACGGCTTGGATAAAAGTTCGCGTTTTGTGCGTTACATCAACGAGCAATTACTTATCACGGCACAAAACCACGCCGCAGAAGTCAATGTATTGTTTGGCGCAACGGCACTTTGTTACACCAATTACACGAACTACTATGTGCGCGGCGGCCTTATCAATTTGGTAATGCCTTTGGTGCGCTACATTGAGCAGCGCGGCGGCCAAGTGCAGGTGCGCGAAAAGGTATTGAATATAGAAAAGCAAAATACTGGTTATCAGATTTTTACAAATAAAAATACCTATCAAGCGCGTTTTGTGGTGTCAGGGATTCCTGCCAATAACATTGCAGATATTTACCCAAATAATCCGCGCCAAAACGCGCTACGCAAGGCCTTGTTTCCGTCCGAAAAACTTAATTCTGCTTTTCAAATGGGCATTGCTTTTCGCAGAAAACACCATTTTGAGGCGATTCATCATCAAATACATTTGCCTGAGCAACTGCCGCATTTGGATTCCAAAAGCATTTTTGTAAGCCTAAGCCACCCCGCCGACCTCACGCGCAGCGATGTGCCCGATGTGGTGATTGCCTCGGTGAGTACGCATATCCCCAATCCTGCGGCGCAAGCGGCTTTCGATAAAACCGAGACGGAAAATCAAATACTTGCTTTGCTGGAAAAACGCGGCTTTTTGCGGCGCGAAGACGTGCTTTATACGCATTCGTCGTCGGCCAAATCGTGGGAAAAATGGACGGTTCGCGCCTTTGGTTTTGTGGGAGGTTATCCGCAATTGGCAACCGTGCGGCCTTGGCAAATGCTCGATGCGCGTCTGGACGGACACGGCGCGTATTTGTGCGGCGATACGGCCTACCCTGGGCAAGGCGTGCCTGGTGTGGTGCTTAGCGGCCTGATTGCCTACGAAAAATTAAAAACCGATTGGTTAAAGTAA